One segment of Trachemys scripta elegans isolate TJP31775 chromosome 1, CAS_Tse_1.0, whole genome shotgun sequence DNA contains the following:
- the LOC117869196 gene encoding LOW QUALITY PROTEIN: protein ZBED8-like (The sequence of the model RefSeq protein was modified relative to this genomic sequence to represent the inferred CDS: inserted 2 bases in 2 codons): MKLDATGVFHQASAKVLEDSYERSSLIDKAKKAQIGETLVKPCLLKAADIVLGVESKKKKIMEILLSDNSVKCCNDDMAKDLKLQVVEAVKASFFFAIQCNDTTDLAQCCQLLVYIRLINNGTVKEKLLFSKELMTTSKASDVTKMVSNFFWEKRVGVCTDDAPVMLGSHSGFVTLVKEKNPAMITTHCVIXSQALAAKTLPDDLWNSLNLAIKVVNFGKNSXLNMRRFAALCADLGVDHKIILFHTEVRWLSKGNMLSRLF; encoded by the exons ATGAAGCTGGACGCTACTGGAGTTTTTCATCAAGCGTCGGCCAAAGTGCTAGAAGATTCTTATGAACGGTCATCGCTCATCGATAAAGCCAAGAAAGCGCAAATAGGAGAAACTCTTGTGAAGCCTTGCTTGTTGAAAGCAGCTGATATTGTGCTCGGTGttgaaagcaagaaaaaaaaaataatggaaattttGCTTTCTGAcaattctgtaaaatgttgcaacGATGACATGGCAAAAGATCTAAAACTTCAAGTTGTGGAGGCAGtgaaagcttcttttttttttgcaattcagTGCAACGATACCACTGATTTAGCACAATGCTGTCAGTTGCTAGTCTACATTCGATTAATTAACAATGGAACTgtgaaagaaaaactgcttttttCAAAGGAATTGATGACCACATCAAAGGCTTCTGATGTTACGAAAATggtttccaacttttttt GGGAAAAACGGGTTGGTGTATGCACAGATGATGCTCCAGTGATGCTTGGCTCTCACTCTGGATTTGTGACAttggtgaaagaaaaaaatccagccatGATCACGACTCACTGCGTCA ACTCACAAGCGTTGGCTGCTAAAACCCTTCCAGATGACCTATGGAACTCGTTGAATTTGGCCATCAAAGTTGTCAATTTTGGGAAGAACA ACTTAAATATGAGACGTTTTGCAGCTCTTTGCGCGGATTTGGGTGTGGAtcataaaattattttgtttcacaCGGAGGTACGATGGCTTTCCAAAGGGAACATGCTTTCGAGATTATTCTAA